Sequence from the Dehalococcoidia bacterium genome:
ATTGTGCGAAATAGTCGTCTGGATATTCTAATACAAGATTTCGATAAACTAATACGAAATTCTATCGTACATAAATCTTATAAGTTCAATCCTAATACTGGAGTTGTAGATTTCGTTGACCCAATTAGTGGAGATGCGGAGTCGCTGTCTTATCAAGCACTGTTCAAAAAGACTAGAGACCTGAGTTGCCTTTTATTAGTGTTATGCCAATTTAAAGGTCTAGCTGAGAGTTCTATTATTATGTATCTCGATTCTCTCACGAAAGCCAACAGAAGTGACTAATAGAGCCCTAAATTTCTTGTCAGGGAGCTAAGGAGAGTCTTTCTCCTATTCCGGACGTCGCATCACCAGCAGTGAAACCTCCGCGCTGAAGACCAGCTTCCCCTTCTGATTGAACAGGTCGTTCCTGCACGTCACCACACCGCAATCCGGCCGCGAACCTGACGGCCGGGCCTCCAGGCAATGACACTTAAGCGAGATCTCGTCGCCGGGGCGCACGGGCGCGTACATCTTTATATTTTTCCATCCCAGCCCGCTCAGGGCGGCCACGTCTTCATCCACGTGGTGCGCCAGCCATGAGACCATGCAGACAAGATGGGCCGGGCAGGCCGCAACGCCGCCGGAGTTCGCCGCGGTAGCGGGGTCGGTGTGGAAGGGGCGGGGGGCCCAGCGGCGGCCTACCTCGATTATCTCCTCCTCCGTGACGCGGTAGGGCTCATGGGAGGCGTGTATCTTGCCGGGCCAGTAGTCCTTCATGTAGTACATATCTTACAGCTTCTATTTTTATCTTATTATCTCATAGATTTCATGTCGGGTGGGCCGGCATGTACTGACCTAGGTCGGGATGGTACATTCGGTATGTATTACCTGCGTAGGGGCACAGCATGCTGTGCCCCTACATCGTTTCCCTAAATATAAAAAGGCGGTACAATTTGTGACCGCCTTACAGATTCCCGGTCGAGTAGCTTAAGGGTTTTTTCCCTGTTCCGGCCGGCGCTGCAGCAGGAAGGAAACCTCCGCGGTGAAGACCCTCTCGTCCCGCTGGTTGTACAGGTTGTTCTGGACCGTCACAATGCCTATGCCCGGCTGCGTCTTTGAGGGCCGTGACTCGATACATTTGGCCTTCAGGGTTATCTTATCGTTGGGACATACGGGCGCGTGCATCCTGATATTGTTGCTGCCGAGCCCGGCCACGGCGGCCGTGTCGTCCTCCATGTGGTGGGACAGCCAGGACAGTATGCAGAAGAGGTGCGCCGAGCAGGCGATGACGCCGCCGAAGGGCAGCTGCGCCGCGGCCGCGGGGTCGATGTGGAAGGGGCGGGGGTCCCAGCGTCGGCCCACCTCTATTATCTCCTCCTCTGTGACCACGTACGGCTCCACGGAAACGATGACATTGTCGAGAATATAATCTTCCTGGTACCACATAACTTTACGCCCCTGTTTTTTTGTTTTATTATCTCACAGATTTACCGGCGGCGGGATGGCGATGGTTTATCAACCCCCTGTATCCCCCAATCTTGGGGGATGTAAAAAAATAGTTAGGGGACACCCCTAAGACCCCGGCCCCGATTTATCGGGGCACCTCTGTTGCAGCCTGTCATTGCGAGGAGTCCTTCCGAATTGCGGAAGGACGACGCGGCAATCTCGGCATCAACACCCTACAACATATCCCCGGGGGCGAGGCGACCTCGCCCCTACATCGCGTCTCTAGAAATCCTGTGTCTTCAGCCAGTTCAGGGTGATATTGAAGGCCTCATCGGCGCTGAAGATGGGCTGGTAGCCGAAATCGCGCGTCGCCTTGTCGTGCACGAAGGTGGCGTCCACACAGGTGCAGTACACGGAAAACCTGTTCAGGTTGGACTTCGAACTGAATTTCTCTATGACCCATGCGAGGGCATACGCCAGTCGGTAAGGTACGGCTATTTTAGGTGTGGGTATGCCGAGCGCCTCCAGGAACGGATTCATAAAGGTGAAGAAATTCCCCGTGTCATGATCGGTGATGAAGTAAAACTGGCCCGCTACGGGAGAGCCGGGATACAGGTGCTCGGCGGCCAGTATGTGGGCGTGGGCCGCGTTGCCGGCGAAGAGGTGGCTGAA
This genomic interval carries:
- a CDS encoding acyl dehydratase, producing the protein MYYMKDYWPGKIHASHEPYRVTEEEIIEVGRRWAPRPFHTDPATAANSGGVAACPAHLVCMVSWLAHHVDEDVAALSGLGWKNIKMYAPVRPGDEISLKCHCLEARPSGSRPDCGVVTCRNDLFNQKGKLVFSAEVSLLVMRRPE
- a CDS encoding MaoC/PaaZ C-terminal domain-containing protein translates to MWYQEDYILDNVIVSVEPYVVTEEEIIEVGRRWDPRPFHIDPAAAAQLPFGGVIACSAHLFCILSWLSHHMEDDTAAVAGLGSNNIRMHAPVCPNDKITLKAKCIESRPSKTQPGIGIVTVQNNLYNQRDERVFTAEVSFLLQRRPEQGKNP